A DNA window from Robbsia sp. KACC 23696 contains the following coding sequences:
- a CDS encoding DUF5666 domain-containing protein: MKLSRTRTVGTFAAAALSAACLLASAQASAQTAKPSRIRGAITAVSPTELTVHRNSGDDVKIMITDKTPVGAFKNIKLSDIKAGSFIGTAATTGTDGKLTAREVVVFPESARGQGEGHYDWDLGANSTMTNGNVDAELKAANGRNLTVSYKGGTSQIVVPDNVPVVTFAPATHADLLAGKKVFVVATKGSDGMWTATRVAVEKDGVAPPM; encoded by the coding sequence ATGAAGTTGTCTCGCACCCGCACTGTTGGCACGTTCGCCGCTGCCGCGCTGTCTGCCGCCTGCCTGCTCGCCTCGGCGCAAGCATCGGCGCAGACGGCGAAGCCGTCGCGTATCCGTGGCGCGATCACGGCCGTGTCGCCGACGGAATTGACCGTGCATCGCAACAGCGGCGATGACGTCAAGATCATGATCACCGACAAAACGCCTGTCGGTGCGTTCAAGAACATCAAGCTGAGCGATATCAAAGCCGGCTCCTTCATCGGCACCGCTGCCACGACCGGTACGGACGGCAAGTTGACGGCCCGTGAAGTCGTCGTGTTCCCGGAATCGGCGCGTGGCCAGGGTGAAGGGCATTACGACTGGGATTTGGGCGCAAACAGCACGATGACGAACGGCAATGTCGACGCCGAACTGAAAGCGGCCAACGGCCGGAATCTGACCGTGTCGTACAAGGGCGGTACGAGTCAGATCGTCGTGCCGGACAATGTGCCGGTCGTAACGTTCGCGCCAGCCACGCATGCTGATTTGCTGGCGGGCAAGAAGGTATTCGTCGTCGCGACGAAGGGCAGCGATGGCATGTGGACCGCCACGCGCGTGGCCGTGGAGAAGGACGGCGTCGCACCGCCGATGTAA
- a CDS encoding molybdopterin-dependent oxidoreductase, translated as MSSKKSLQRRRLLHGDNAPNAHDVIHDVQRTLSVPSRRLFGRRLLTLGGIAMLSGCDLSNDKSVNTALQRISAFNDTVQGWMFNPDAMAPTYPESMITRPFPFNAFYDIDDVPQVDPATYKLQVGGMVSGKKTWTLDELNAFPQEGQITRHICIEGWSAIGHWEGVRFSRFLAACGADTHAKYVAFHCADDYSTSIDMPTALHAQTLLTLRYDGQTLPPKYGFPMKLRMPTKLGYKNPKHIVAITLTNTYTGGYWENQGYNWFGGS; from the coding sequence ATGTCCTCGAAAAAATCCCTGCAACGTCGCCGTCTGCTTCACGGCGATAACGCGCCTAACGCGCACGACGTGATTCACGATGTTCAGCGTACGCTGTCGGTGCCGTCGCGGCGTTTGTTCGGTCGCCGATTGCTGACGCTGGGCGGCATCGCCATGCTGTCCGGATGCGATCTGAGCAACGACAAGTCGGTGAATACCGCATTGCAGCGGATTTCGGCGTTCAACGATACGGTACAGGGATGGATGTTCAATCCCGATGCAATGGCGCCCACGTATCCGGAGTCGATGATCACGCGGCCGTTCCCGTTCAACGCCTTCTACGATATCGACGACGTCCCGCAGGTCGATCCTGCCACGTACAAGCTGCAAGTCGGCGGCATGGTCAGCGGCAAGAAAACCTGGACGCTCGACGAGCTGAACGCCTTCCCGCAAGAAGGGCAGATCACGCGGCATATCTGTATCGAAGGCTGGAGCGCGATCGGTCATTGGGAAGGGGTGCGCTTCTCGCGTTTTCTCGCGGCTTGCGGTGCCGACACGCATGCCAAATACGTGGCATTTCACTGCGCCGACGACTATTCCACGAGCATCGACATGCCGACGGCGCTGCATGCGCAGACGTTGCTGACATTGCGCTATGACGGGCAGACATTGCCGCCGAAGTACGGCTTCCCGATGAAACTCCGTATGCCGACGAAGCTCGGCTACAAGAATCCCAAGCATATCGTCGCGATCACGTTGACGAATACCTACACCGGCGGTTACTGGGAGAACCAGGGTTATAACTGGTTCGGTGGCTCATGA
- a CDS encoding cytochrome b/b6 domain-containing protein: MSVQQTIPNDARPAGGGRRTIQPLWVRLTHWLTALSILIMMPSGWQVYNASPLFAWWVFPPNSTLGGWLGGALQWHFAGMWLLFGSFGVYVLANLVSGRFVQRFGQLRAGAFFGDLKAALTLKLAHADLSRYNAVQKLAYLAATLDLLILVLSGLTLWKPVQLSWLRILMGGYDAARYVHFGAMTFLACFIVIHLLMVMLVPRSLLLMLRGR; encoded by the coding sequence ATGAGCGTACAGCAGACGATACCGAACGATGCGCGGCCCGCTGGCGGCGGCCGCAGGACGATTCAGCCGTTATGGGTGCGACTGACTCATTGGCTGACCGCTCTGTCGATCCTGATCATGATGCCCAGCGGCTGGCAGGTGTACAACGCCTCGCCTTTGTTCGCGTGGTGGGTATTCCCGCCGAATAGCACGCTGGGCGGCTGGTTGGGCGGCGCGTTGCAATGGCATTTCGCCGGGATGTGGCTGCTGTTCGGCAGCTTCGGCGTGTATGTCCTGGCGAATCTAGTCAGCGGCCGATTCGTTCAGCGATTCGGTCAATTGCGCGCGGGCGCATTCTTCGGCGATCTGAAGGCGGCGCTGACGCTAAAACTCGCGCACGCGGATCTGAGTCGGTATAACGCGGTGCAAAAGCTGGCGTATCTGGCCGCCACGCTCGATCTGTTGATCCTGGTGCTATCGGGGCTGACGCTATGGAAGCCTGTGCAGCTCTCGTGGTTACGCATTCTGATGGGCGGATATGACGCGGCGCGCTATGTCCATTTCGGTGCGATGACCTTCCTGGCATGTTTCATCGTGATCCATTTGCTGATGGTGATGTTGGTCCCGCGCAGCCTGTTGCTGATGCTGCGTGGACGCTGA
- a CDS encoding heavy metal response regulator transcription factor: MTLLVIEDDPKTGDYLKKGLGESGYQVDLARDGATGLQWALSQDYQLIILDQMLPGIDGWQIMAAVRAKRDTPVIFLTARDQLQDRIQGLQLGADDYLVKPFSFIELTLRIKTLLRRGVIRELDTFQVADLHVDVLRRKASRQGVDITLTNKEFALLHLFCKREGEALSRTLIASEVWDMNFDSDTNVVDVAVKRLRAKIDQPFPIKLIHTVRSIGYAFGIADGA; encoded by the coding sequence ATGACCCTGCTCGTCATCGAGGACGACCCCAAGACCGGCGACTACCTGAAAAAAGGCCTCGGCGAATCCGGCTATCAGGTGGATCTCGCGCGTGATGGCGCGACCGGCCTGCAATGGGCGCTGAGTCAGGACTATCAATTGATCATCCTGGACCAGATGCTACCCGGCATCGACGGCTGGCAGATCATGGCGGCGGTGCGGGCAAAACGCGATACGCCGGTGATCTTTCTGACTGCGCGCGATCAATTGCAGGACCGTATCCAGGGACTGCAACTGGGTGCCGACGACTACCTGGTGAAGCCGTTCTCCTTTATCGAATTGACCTTGCGCATCAAGACGCTGCTGCGGCGCGGCGTCATACGGGAATTGGACACCTTTCAGGTCGCCGATCTCCATGTCGATGTGCTGAGACGCAAGGCTAGCCGGCAGGGCGTGGATATCACTTTGACGAACAAGGAATTCGCCTTGTTGCATCTTTTCTGCAAGCGCGAGGGCGAAGCCTTGTCTCGCACGCTGATTGCCTCCGAAGTCTGGGACATGAATTTCGACAGCGATACGAATGTCGTCGATGTCGCCGTCAAACGACTGCGCGCCAAAATCGACCAGCCCTTCCCCATCAAGTTGATTCATACGGTCCGCAGCATCGGCTACGCTTTTGGGATCGCCGACGGTGCTTGA
- a CDS encoding heavy metal sensor histidine kinase: MDASDTMAAHRSVPRMRRPWRGASIATRVTCLIGLLVCVALGGVGMSLYDATRAALSKRADLQLIARIEHMRTLLRDLYTVQQIEARPALFETMMGDEQDIIVFRRPGAPPFINVNPQHTALPDLTPVPPDKPIKFGALQDGRRPDGWRMRWLAADATIGNHGETIEIIAAHVMTQEEKVLALYRQRVIATVLLALLATLILAAWSLRRSLAPLRQMAARAADVTPENLAVRLDVGAAPAELQTFAASFNAMLDRLTVGYQRLLQFSADLAHELRTPVGVLIGQTQVLLVHPRTAAEYRQVLESNLEELERLARIAENILFLARTDHERQGLPESARTAMPLQDLLETIGDYFEGLAEERDLRFDIAASGEVRADSLMCRRAINNVVVNAVRYATPGTCITLRGSEGRIVIGNQSEPIPASDLARLFDRFYRRDPSRSASTESSGLGLSIVHAIMRVHGGGVWIQCDESGWITVTLDFHADTPPIDCIS, from the coding sequence ATGGACGCGTCCGACACCATGGCGGCCCATCGATCGGTGCCACGCATGCGCCGGCCTTGGCGCGGCGCGTCGATCGCAACGCGCGTCACCTGTCTGATCGGCCTTCTCGTCTGCGTCGCACTGGGCGGTGTCGGCATGTCGCTTTACGACGCCACGCGCGCGGCGCTGAGCAAACGCGCGGACCTGCAGTTGATCGCACGGATCGAGCATATGCGCACGCTGCTGCGCGACCTCTACACGGTGCAGCAGATCGAAGCACGGCCGGCCCTTTTCGAGACCATGATGGGCGACGAGCAGGACATCATCGTGTTCCGGCGTCCCGGCGCGCCGCCTTTCATCAACGTCAACCCTCAGCATACGGCGCTCCCCGATCTGACGCCGGTGCCCCCGGATAAGCCGATCAAATTCGGCGCGCTGCAGGACGGTCGCCGTCCCGACGGCTGGCGCATGCGCTGGCTGGCCGCCGACGCCACCATCGGCAATCACGGCGAGACGATCGAAATCATCGCCGCGCATGTGATGACGCAGGAAGAAAAGGTGCTGGCGCTGTATCGCCAACGCGTGATCGCGACCGTATTGCTGGCCCTGCTGGCTACGCTGATCCTGGCGGCATGGAGTCTGCGGCGCAGTCTCGCACCGCTGCGCCAGATGGCCGCGCGCGCCGCCGATGTCACGCCGGAGAATCTGGCCGTGCGGCTCGACGTCGGCGCCGCGCCCGCCGAATTGCAAACCTTCGCGGCGTCGTTCAATGCGATGCTCGATCGCTTGACCGTCGGCTATCAACGCCTGCTGCAGTTTTCCGCCGATCTCGCGCATGAGCTGCGTACCCCTGTCGGCGTTCTGATCGGACAGACGCAGGTGCTGCTCGTGCATCCGCGCACCGCCGCCGAATACCGACAGGTCCTCGAATCCAATCTGGAGGAGCTGGAGCGACTGGCCCGCATCGCCGAAAACATCCTGTTTCTGGCGCGGACGGACCATGAGCGCCAAGGATTACCCGAAAGCGCCCGCACCGCGATGCCGCTGCAAGACCTGCTGGAGACGATCGGCGACTATTTCGAGGGCCTGGCCGAAGAGCGCGATCTGCGCTTCGACATCGCGGCCAGTGGCGAGGTCCGCGCCGATTCGCTGATGTGTCGCCGCGCCATCAACAATGTGGTCGTGAACGCGGTCCGATATGCGACACCGGGAACGTGCATCACGCTGCGCGGCAGCGAGGGACGCATCGTGATCGGCAACCAGAGCGAGCCGATTCCGGCGAGCGATCTGGCCCGCCTTTTCGATCGCTTTTACCGGCGCGACCCGTCCCGTTCGGCATCGACCGAATCGAGCGGCCTCGGCCTGTCGATCGTGCACGCGATCATGCGCGTGCACGGCGGCGGCGTCTGGATTCAGTGCGACGAGAGCGGCTGGATCACCGTAACACTGGACTTTCACGCCGATACACCGCCCATCGACTGCATATCCTAA
- a CDS encoding MetQ/NlpA family ABC transporter substrate-binding protein, with product MKRRHWINRIGFASLSLAVCSLSGLAGTAHAADADSAAKKVVRLGTMSGPDADIWQVARGEAAKHGLTVKITEFNDYVQPNAALDAGDLDANAFQHKPYLDSQIQQRGYKIVSVGLTYIAPLSIYSHKIKKLSELTNGASIGIPNDPSNENRALLLLQSQHLITLRPGAGVNGNNATVLDVASNPKKLKLQEMDAAQLPRALGDLTAAAVNNNFAIDAGLDTTSALAREGSDSPYANLIAVRTQDQHAPWVKTLVAAYQSAAVSAYIKSHYHGAILPAF from the coding sequence ATGAAACGTCGTCACTGGATCAACCGCATCGGATTCGCATCGCTCAGCCTCGCCGTCTGCTCGCTCTCCGGCCTCGCCGGCACCGCGCATGCCGCCGACGCAGACAGCGCGGCCAAGAAAGTCGTCCGACTGGGCACGATGAGCGGTCCGGATGCGGACATCTGGCAGGTTGCGCGCGGGGAAGCCGCGAAGCACGGCCTGACGGTCAAGATCACCGAATTCAACGACTACGTGCAACCGAACGCCGCGCTGGACGCAGGCGATCTGGATGCGAATGCGTTCCAGCATAAGCCCTATCTGGATAGTCAGATTCAACAGCGCGGCTATAAGATCGTCAGCGTCGGCTTGACCTATATCGCGCCGTTGAGCATCTACTCGCACAAGATCAAGAAACTGTCTGAATTGACGAATGGCGCGTCCATCGGCATTCCGAACGATCCGTCGAATGAAAACCGTGCCCTGCTGCTGTTGCAGTCGCAACACTTGATCACGCTACGTCCAGGCGCGGGCGTGAACGGCAATAACGCCACGGTCCTCGATGTCGCCAGCAACCCGAAAAAGCTGAAGCTGCAGGAAATGGATGCCGCACAGCTGCCGCGCGCGCTTGGCGATCTGACGGCGGCGGCGGTCAACAACAACTTCGCGATCGACGCCGGCCTGGACACGACGTCCGCCCTGGCGCGCGAAGGATCGGATAGCCCGTACGCCAATCTGATCGCGGTACGGACGCAGGACCAGCACGCCCCTTGGGTGAAGACGCTGGTCGCCGCGTATCAATCCGCCGCCGTCAGTGCCTATATCAAGAGCCACTACCATGGCGCGATCCTGCCCGCTTTTTAA
- a CDS encoding CysB family HTH-type transcriptional regulator — MNFQQLRYVREAARRNLNLTEVANVLHTSQSGVSKQIKDFEDELGIEIFVRRGKRLTALTDPGTGVLKLIERILLDTENLKRAASHYAAQEAGRLVLATTHTQARYALPKVIERFREAFPKVHLALRQGSPTQVAEMVLSGEADLGIATEALNRYPDITTFSSYSWHHVITVRRGHPLAEASQVGLADIANYPIITYDKDFSGRPHIDAAFEKAGLNPDIVLTAMDADVIKTYVEVGLGVGILAAMAVDPVRDDHLVVFDTPGMFEPNTTRIGIRNGTYLRTYTYRLIEMLAPHLREDEIRARLSEDD; from the coding sequence ATGAATTTTCAGCAATTGCGCTACGTTCGCGAAGCCGCCCGCCGCAACCTCAACCTGACCGAGGTCGCCAATGTCCTGCACACGTCGCAGTCCGGCGTCAGCAAGCAGATCAAGGATTTCGAGGATGAACTCGGTATCGAGATCTTTGTCCGCCGCGGCAAACGCCTGACGGCATTGACCGATCCAGGCACCGGCGTGCTGAAGTTGATCGAGCGCATCCTGCTGGATACGGAAAACCTGAAGCGCGCGGCAAGTCATTACGCCGCCCAGGAAGCCGGCCGCCTGGTGCTGGCGACCACGCACACGCAGGCCCGCTATGCGCTGCCGAAGGTCATCGAGCGGTTCCGCGAAGCGTTCCCAAAGGTGCATCTGGCCTTGCGCCAGGGCAGCCCGACGCAGGTCGCCGAAATGGTTCTGAGCGGCGAAGCCGACCTCGGCATCGCCACCGAGGCGCTGAATCGCTATCCCGATATCACGACCTTCTCGTCGTATAGCTGGCATCACGTGATCACGGTGCGCCGCGGCCATCCGCTGGCCGAGGCATCGCAGGTCGGTCTCGCCGACATCGCCAACTATCCGATCATCACCTACGACAAGGATTTCTCGGGTCGGCCGCATATCGACGCGGCGTTCGAGAAGGCCGGCTTGAACCCGGACATCGTCCTGACTGCCATGGACGCCGACGTCATCAAGACTTATGTCGAGGTCGGCTTAGGCGTCGGTATTCTCGCCGCGATGGCCGTCGATCCGGTTCGCGACGACCATCTGGTGGTCTTCGACACGCCGGGAATGTTCGAGCCGAACACCACGCGGATCGGGATTCGCAACGGCACGTATTTGCGCACCTATACCTATCGTCTGATCGAAATGCTCGCGCCGCATCTGCGCGAGGACGAAATCCGCGCTCGCCTGAGCGAAGACGACTGA
- a CDS encoding pirin family protein has protein sequence MRPRSLIAHYRARRDDIGDLLTRRPVPSPGVDQLDPFLFLNHHGPQVYPPHNHGLPFGPHPHRGFETVTFILEGNLAHLDTGGHESVIEAGGVQWMTAGSGLIHAEISPDTFKRDGGPLEVLQLWVNLPSRLKMTPPRYTGLQADQLPTVQADAGRADVTVISGTWTDAGTQTDGPIVSLTGVQAMVLTLRPGATLAIPAQAAKQVFLYTVSGAVEIAGATLPEHHLARIGDDGDTLTLQTGAQSARLLLCLADPIGEPVVSHGPFVMNTREEIHQAIRDYQAGLFGNGLDHLG, from the coding sequence ATGCGTCCGCGTTCGCTTATTGCACACTACCGCGCCCGTCGCGACGATATCGGCGATCTGCTGACCCGCCGCCCCGTGCCCAGTCCCGGTGTGGACCAACTCGATCCCTTTCTGTTCCTGAATCACCACGGCCCCCAGGTCTATCCCCCGCACAATCACGGGCTCCCTTTCGGTCCGCATCCGCACCGCGGCTTCGAGACGGTCACGTTTATTTTGGAAGGCAATCTGGCCCATCTCGACACCGGTGGCCATGAGAGCGTGATCGAGGCCGGCGGCGTCCAATGGATGACCGCGGGCAGCGGCCTGATACACGCCGAAATTTCGCCCGATACGTTCAAACGGGACGGCGGCCCGCTGGAGGTCCTGCAATTGTGGGTGAATCTGCCAAGTCGTCTGAAGATGACCCCGCCGCGCTATACCGGGCTCCAGGCGGATCAGCTGCCGACCGTGCAGGCGGACGCGGGACGCGCCGACGTCACGGTGATTTCAGGCACGTGGACCGATGCTGGCACGCAGACCGACGGACCGATCGTTTCCTTGACCGGCGTGCAGGCCATGGTGCTCACCTTGCGCCCCGGCGCGACGCTGGCGATCCCGGCCCAGGCCGCGAAGCAGGTATTCCTGTATACGGTGTCTGGCGCGGTGGAGATTGCCGGCGCCACGCTTCCGGAACATCACCTGGCGCGCATCGGCGACGATGGCGATACATTGACGCTGCAGACAGGCGCCCAGTCGGCCCGCCTTCTGCTCTGCCTGGCGGATCCGATCGGCGAGCCGGTCGTGTCGCACGGCCCGTTCGTGATGAATACCCGTGAGGAGATCCATCAGGCGATCCGCGATTACCAGGCTGGGCTTTTTGGCAACGGTTTGGACCATCTCGGCTGA
- a CDS encoding SelB C-terminal domain-containing protein, which translates to MIVAMTGRTGSGKTTLTRALTGIDSADLPDEARGGLWVSPAQRYIASTPDGAPVEADVGASIVPVIAVLDGPASVRARQAHWDMIDAVIWTVDAADDIDAQIDAEAFSAAGCPGRLQCVVALTRLDTLTPAAAEQARAVLRARLRANGDAATPIFETCATDPFDEGVHALRHHLASIGMSLPVRPARTLAVERVLAYEGASIRLSVLRTDPHGRSGLTVLESSISGTWLVDAADYAEWSDAVVRTLSAHHAASPHDEGLAASLLRKQLKPSIPSAAWQAIAESLCVSGLVVRCGACLQTPEHRRASDDAENLPVTAIIADVAAGRFNPPWVRDIAAQRQLPEAQVRRILQQLAHEGRVYEVVPDLFYDRFQVAILARLLNSLAQLGVGSASGAKGEVAAAIFRDATGVGRKRAIQILEFFDRVGFTQRVGDSHCVETASDWMRWFDIQPEASATKRGVPENGEGAHTSAGETTAKERLAT; encoded by the coding sequence ATGATTGTCGCGATGACGGGACGGACGGGGTCGGGAAAGACGACATTGACGCGCGCGTTGACGGGGATCGACTCTGCCGATCTGCCGGACGAGGCGCGCGGCGGCCTGTGGGTGAGTCCGGCGCAACGCTATATCGCGTCCACGCCCGATGGCGCGCCCGTCGAGGCCGACGTCGGCGCCAGCATCGTCCCGGTCATTGCCGTATTGGACGGACCGGCGAGTGTGCGCGCCCGTCAGGCGCATTGGGACATGATCGATGCGGTGATCTGGACCGTCGATGCGGCCGACGACATCGATGCGCAAATCGACGCGGAAGCGTTCAGCGCGGCGGGCTGCCCGGGCCGGCTCCAATGCGTCGTGGCGTTGACGCGCCTGGACACGCTGACGCCCGCGGCGGCGGAGCAGGCGCGCGCCGTCTTGCGCGCGCGTCTTCGCGCAAACGGCGATGCCGCCACCCCTATTTTTGAGACATGCGCGACCGATCCGTTCGACGAGGGCGTGCATGCCTTGCGCCATCATTTGGCATCGATCGGCATGTCGTTGCCGGTGCGCCCCGCGCGCACCCTTGCCGTCGAGCGTGTATTGGCCTACGAGGGCGCATCGATTCGCCTATCCGTGCTTCGGACCGATCCACATGGCCGCAGCGGGTTGACGGTGCTGGAGTCGTCCATCAGCGGGACCTGGTTGGTAGACGCGGCCGATTATGCGGAATGGTCCGATGCGGTGGTACGCACGCTGAGCGCGCACCACGCGGCCTCGCCGCATGACGAAGGGCTCGCGGCTTCTTTGCTGCGGAAGCAACTCAAGCCGTCGATCCCATCGGCGGCGTGGCAGGCAATCGCCGAATCATTGTGTGTGTCGGGACTGGTCGTGCGATGCGGCGCCTGCCTGCAGACGCCGGAGCACCGACGCGCCTCCGATGACGCCGAAAACCTGCCGGTGACGGCGATCATCGCCGACGTCGCCGCCGGGCGGTTCAATCCGCCCTGGGTGCGTGACATCGCCGCGCAACGGCAACTGCCCGAGGCCCAGGTTCGGCGCATCCTGCAGCAACTGGCGCACGAGGGGCGGGTCTATGAAGTCGTGCCGGATTTGTTTTATGACCGCTTTCAGGTGGCGATTCTGGCGCGCCTGCTGAACTCTCTGGCCCAATTGGGCGTGGGCTCGGCCAGCGGCGCCAAGGGCGAGGTGGCAGCCGCCATTTTCCGCGATGCCACCGGTGTGGGCCGGAAGCGGGCGATTCAAATATTGGAGTTTTTCGATCGCGTCGGGTTCACGCAGCGCGTGGGCGACAGCCATTGCGTCGAGACGGCGAGCGATTGGATGCGATGGTTCGATATTCAGCCGGAAGCGTCGGCCACCAAGCGGGGAGTGCCGGAAAACGGCGAAGGCGCGCATACGTCGGCGGGAGAAACGACGGCGAAGGAAAGGCTTGCTACGTAA
- a CDS encoding alpha/beta hydrolase codes for MFELEHTRIVDLPSASRIAYFEAGTEHRDAPPLLLVHGSLCDFRYWEPQMAALSAKRHVIAVSLPYFYPVTAPQGAAFGIQSHVDALLSLIHARNWGQVTLVGHSRGGCVAFHAASQDPSLFDRLVLADPGGKPAKPGEDPRPVAAIGADGRPQGAYAPEDPRMRAAAQVEAGDIDGGLEMFVDAVSRPGYWLRSAESFRTMARDNASTLPRQVRDTLPLYSRESASYVTIPTLIVNGDKSPPGFLATSETLTDWLPYAQRTVLRGASHGMNLTHASDFNREILSFIGA; via the coding sequence ATGTTTGAACTAGAACACACGCGGATCGTCGATCTGCCCTCGGCCAGCCGCATTGCGTATTTCGAAGCCGGTACAGAACATCGCGATGCACCGCCGTTGCTGCTGGTCCACGGCTCGCTCTGCGATTTCCGTTATTGGGAGCCGCAGATGGCCGCCTTGTCGGCGAAGCGTCATGTCATCGCCGTCAGCCTGCCGTATTTTTATCCCGTGACGGCGCCGCAGGGCGCGGCGTTCGGTATCCAGTCCCATGTCGATGCGTTGCTGAGTCTGATTCACGCGCGTAATTGGGGGCAGGTAACGTTGGTTGGGCATTCGCGTGGGGGCTGCGTTGCTTTCCATGCAGCGTCCCAGGATCCGTCCCTCTTCGATCGCCTGGTACTCGCCGACCCGGGCGGCAAGCCCGCCAAACCGGGCGAGGATCCGCGTCCCGTGGCCGCGATCGGTGCCGATGGGCGGCCGCAAGGCGCCTATGCACCCGAGGATCCGCGTATGCGTGCTGCGGCCCAGGTCGAAGCCGGTGACATCGATGGCGGCCTGGAAATGTTCGTCGATGCCGTCAGTCGTCCGGGCTATTGGCTGCGCAGCGCGGAAAGCTTCCGGACCATGGCGCGCGACAATGCCAGCACTTTGCCGCGGCAGGTTCGAGACACCTTGCCTTTGTATTCGCGCGAATCGGCCAGTTATGTGACCATTCCCACGCTGATCGTCAACGGCGACAAGAGCCCGCCTGGATTCCTGGCGACGTCGGAAACGCTAACCGACTGGCTTCCCTATGCGCAGCGGACGGTGCTCCGCGGTGCCTCGCACGGGATGAATCTGACGCATGCGTCGGACTTCAACCGCGAAATCCTCAGTTTTATCGGCGCCTGA
- the cycA gene encoding D-serine/D-alanine/glycine transporter, with protein sequence MSADPEATRDNSSHLQRGLRGRHLQLIAIGGAIGTGLFMGSGKTIALAGPSIVFVYLTIGIVLFFVMRALGELLLSNLAYKSFTDFCGDLLGPGAAFFVGWTYWLCWVVTGTADVVAIAAYTQFWLPDLPAWIPALACIALLLCLNLVHVALFGEMEFWFAMVKIVTILALIAAGAVMVATGFAVPGSPPASIAHWWQDGGMFPHGLSGFFAGFQIAVFAFVGIELVGTAAAETHDPRRTLPRAINAIPIRILIFYVGALLAIMAVTPWSSVSPDRSPFVALFALAGIPAAAGLINFVVLSSAASSANSGIFSTSRMLYGLGLRGQAPSVLTRLSKSGVPSRGLQFSCVCLLFAVALIYWIPDVMTVFTLVTTVSALLFMFVWTMILLSYLRYRRTRPAQHLASAYKMPGGRPMCVIVLIFFAAILLMLWQRADTRAALCATPLWFLVLSLAWWRVRQGPGGRVAPYGES encoded by the coding sequence ATGTCTGCGGACCCGGAGGCGACCCGAGACAATTCGTCGCACCTCCAGCGGGGTTTGCGCGGTAGGCATCTGCAATTGATCGCGATCGGCGGCGCGATCGGCACCGGCCTGTTCATGGGGTCCGGTAAGACGATCGCCTTGGCGGGTCCGTCGATCGTGTTCGTCTATCTGACGATCGGCATCGTGCTTTTTTTCGTCATGCGGGCGCTCGGCGAGTTACTGCTATCGAACCTCGCCTACAAATCCTTCACGGATTTCTGCGGTGATCTGCTGGGGCCGGGTGCGGCATTCTTTGTCGGCTGGACGTACTGGCTATGTTGGGTCGTGACCGGCACCGCCGATGTCGTCGCGATCGCCGCTTATACGCAATTTTGGCTGCCCGATCTGCCGGCCTGGATCCCGGCGCTTGCTTGCATCGCCCTGCTGTTGTGCCTGAACCTGGTCCACGTTGCGCTGTTCGGTGAGATGGAGTTCTGGTTCGCGATGGTCAAGATCGTCACGATCCTGGCCTTGATCGCGGCCGGCGCGGTGATGGTGGCAACCGGCTTCGCGGTCCCGGGATCGCCGCCGGCATCGATCGCCCATTGGTGGCAAGACGGCGGTATGTTCCCCCACGGTCTGTCCGGCTTCTTCGCCGGGTTTCAGATTGCCGTGTTCGCCTTCGTCGGCATCGAACTGGTGGGGACGGCGGCGGCGGAAACCCATGACCCGCGTCGTACCTTGCCACGCGCGATCAATGCGATTCCGATCCGCATCCTGATCTTCTACGTGGGCGCCTTGCTTGCCATTATGGCGGTGACGCCATGGTCCAGCGTCTCGCCCGATCGCAGTCCTTTTGTCGCCCTGTTCGCGCTCGCCGGCATTCCGGCCGCCGCCGGCCTCATCAATTTCGTCGTGCTGTCGTCGGCGGCCTCATCGGCAAACAGCGGCATCTTCTCGACAAGCCGTATGCTCTATGGGCTCGGTCTGCGCGGACAGGCGCCGAGCGTGCTGACCCGGCTCTCCAAAAGCGGGGTGCCCAGCCGCGGCTTGCAATTTTCCTGCGTCTGCCTGCTGTTCGCCGTCGCGCTGATCTACTGGATCCCCGACGTGATGACCGTCTTCACCTTGGTGACCACGGTATCCGCGCTGCTATTCATGTTCGTCTGGACCATGATCCTGCTCAGCTATCTGCGCTATCGGCGTACCCGCCCCGCACAACATCTCGCCTCCGCCTATAAGATGCCGGGCGGAAGACCAATGTGTGTGATCGTGTTGATTTTCTTCGCGGCGATCCTGCTGATGTTGTGGCAGCGCGCCGATACGCGCGCGGCGCTCTGCGCAACACCGCTCTGGTTTCTTGTCTTGTCGCTGGCCTGGTGGCGCGTTCGTCAGGGGCCGGGCGGCCGCGTCGCGCCTTACGGCGAATCCTAA